One part of the Sorangiineae bacterium MSr11954 genome encodes these proteins:
- a CDS encoding prolyl oligopeptidase family serine peptidase, translating into MNHSILTLVSLFAIPAALGACSAGGESNQTSRNTLDTVSETALDSPSESRCAETPTSVKCSKNSTRIDGREVHWQIPVGTPPAGGWPTVLIFQGSLFTAELTWQAEKGLPFGAYYQTLVVKRLLDHGFAVIAPEAHGEGTTFWDTNNPLFALNWKASGDHRLMLAIFDAIDSGKFGQLRGTRMYATGISSGGYMTSRMGVAYPERFAALGVQSGSYATCAGPVCSVPALSSDHPPTLLLHGSADLTVPLYTARRYEAALKSAGIDNDFIVRSGAGHEWIAEAPDAVLRWFQSHP; encoded by the coding sequence GTGAATCATTCCATCCTCACCCTAGTTTCACTATTTGCTATTCCCGCCGCGCTGGGGGCTTGCTCCGCGGGCGGAGAGTCGAACCAAACCTCGCGAAATACGCTCGATACGGTGAGCGAAACGGCGCTCGATTCGCCCTCCGAGTCACGCTGCGCGGAGACGCCGACGTCCGTCAAATGCTCCAAAAACTCCACGCGCATCGACGGACGAGAGGTCCATTGGCAAATTCCCGTTGGAACGCCGCCGGCGGGTGGGTGGCCCACGGTGCTGATCTTCCAGGGCTCTCTGTTCACGGCGGAGTTGACGTGGCAGGCGGAAAAGGGACTACCGTTTGGTGCGTATTACCAGACATTGGTCGTCAAGCGCCTGCTCGATCATGGCTTTGCCGTCATCGCCCCCGAGGCGCACGGTGAAGGCACGACGTTCTGGGATACGAACAACCCGCTCTTTGCGCTCAATTGGAAGGCGTCGGGCGACCATCGGCTGATGCTCGCGATCTTCGACGCGATCGACTCCGGCAAGTTTGGCCAGCTTCGCGGTACACGCATGTACGCCACGGGGATCTCCAGCGGCGGCTATATGACCAGCCGCATGGGGGTCGCCTATCCGGAGCGGTTCGCCGCGCTCGGAGTTCAATCCGGCTCGTATGCGACGTGCGCGGGGCCCGTTTGCTCGGTGCCCGCGCTGTCCAGCGATCACCCCCCGACATTGCTCCTTCACGGGAGCGCCGATCTCACCGTTCCGCTCTACACCGCGAGGCGCTACGAAGCTGCTCTGAAGTCGGCGGGCATCGACAACGACTTCATCGTCCGCTCGGGCGCCGGCCACGAATGGATCGCGGAGGCGCCGGACGCCGTGCTCCGGTGGTTCCAGAGCCATCCTTGA
- a CDS encoding TonB-dependent receptor, producing MNRLARASRPALPAFFVSTFASALASAQTATSTPAPGAPADVQVSGRRGPTVGSRMQEPLRDIPATVHVVTDREIEEHGASDVAGAVSWVPGVQPQLEYGGFTSMTIRGFKEFTSVVDGMRDDRYQLADSAPSGNLAGIDRIEVLKGPASALYGYGGIGGVVSILHKLPSRRFGYEGSLSVGGPSSLRRASVGATGPIDDTLAARVDAGIVDDEGFRRNRSTNANITGAVEWRPADRHRVLVRLGYQKFHFSADTGLPTENGKVPDGIALERRFNTPWDYLDGAFYDGRLEYAYTASDHVKLVARAGVSRNPYDYKSAEFLTVGRGQTVDRQWFTLGQEWDAVSAQLEAHVRGTLLVPHRALFGYDFGYLLARPPRFDLRNTDLAPVPFADAPDPQGDYGTTRVGRVTRHQTTHSLFAHDTVKLAEGFKLSLSGRLDRWEYDSTTRMYDTAVTPGGSQTSQDRDLIAATFRAGLVLQPADWLTFYGMTGTGFTPVRTVSADGRTFDPERGREYELGARIDAFERRMHVDLAAYNLRKTDMVVARKANIYEQLGAQSSRGVEASITLESIASFSLRLGYAYTRARYDDYLSSSGNFTGKTPANVPDHTFSAWGKYVFPLGFSAAAGLRVIGNQWADASNTVEMPAYALVSAAVFYAVGPMEIAVNGDNLLGLGRYYVSSINDSQLTPGPPRTVLVSLRYKSRS from the coding sequence ATGAATCGTCTTGCGCGGGCCTCGCGGCCGGCCTTGCCTGCTTTCTTCGTATCCACATTTGCGAGCGCTCTGGCCTCCGCGCAAACCGCGACATCGACCCCTGCTCCCGGCGCGCCGGCCGATGTGCAGGTCAGCGGGCGCCGGGGCCCCACGGTGGGCTCGCGCATGCAGGAACCTCTTCGTGATATCCCCGCCACGGTCCATGTGGTGACCGACCGGGAGATCGAGGAGCATGGTGCGTCCGACGTGGCCGGCGCCGTTTCATGGGTTCCCGGTGTGCAGCCCCAACTCGAATATGGCGGATTCACGTCCATGACCATTCGAGGCTTCAAAGAATTTACGAGCGTCGTCGATGGCATGCGCGACGACCGCTACCAGCTCGCCGACTCCGCGCCCTCGGGCAACCTGGCCGGCATCGACCGCATCGAGGTCCTCAAGGGACCGGCGTCGGCGCTCTATGGCTATGGCGGTATCGGCGGCGTCGTGAGCATTCTTCACAAATTGCCCTCGCGACGTTTCGGTTACGAGGGCTCTCTTTCGGTGGGAGGTCCCTCCAGCCTGCGCCGCGCCTCGGTGGGAGCCACCGGGCCCATCGACGACACCCTGGCCGCGCGCGTGGACGCCGGCATCGTCGATGACGAGGGGTTTCGCCGGAATCGATCGACCAACGCCAACATCACCGGCGCCGTCGAATGGAGGCCCGCGGATCGGCATCGCGTCCTCGTGCGTCTGGGTTATCAAAAGTTTCACTTTTCGGCCGACACGGGGCTGCCGACCGAGAACGGAAAGGTGCCCGACGGCATCGCCCTCGAACGACGCTTCAATACGCCGTGGGACTACCTCGATGGCGCGTTCTACGACGGGCGCCTGGAGTACGCCTACACCGCCAGCGACCACGTCAAGCTGGTGGCGCGCGCGGGGGTGAGCCGCAACCCGTACGATTACAAATCGGCCGAGTTCTTGACGGTCGGGCGCGGGCAAACCGTCGATCGTCAATGGTTTACCCTCGGGCAGGAGTGGGACGCGGTATCCGCGCAGCTCGAGGCGCACGTGCGCGGCACGTTGCTGGTGCCGCACCGCGCGCTCTTCGGATACGACTTCGGCTACCTGCTGGCGCGCCCCCCGCGCTTCGATCTCCGGAACACGGATCTGGCGCCCGTTCCGTTCGCCGATGCTCCGGATCCGCAAGGCGATTATGGCACGACGCGCGTCGGGCGCGTCACGCGCCATCAGACCACGCATTCGCTCTTTGCGCACGACACCGTCAAGCTCGCGGAGGGGTTCAAGCTCTCGCTCAGCGGGCGCCTCGATCGATGGGAGTACGACTCCACGACCCGAATGTACGACACGGCGGTGACCCCTGGCGGCTCCCAGACATCGCAGGATCGCGATCTCATCGCGGCCACCTTTCGCGCGGGTCTGGTGCTGCAGCCGGCGGATTGGCTCACCTTTTACGGCATGACGGGGACGGGATTCACCCCCGTACGAACGGTCTCCGCCGACGGCCGCACCTTCGATCCCGAGCGCGGTCGCGAGTACGAGCTGGGCGCCCGCATCGATGCCTTCGAGCGCCGCATGCACGTCGATCTCGCCGCCTACAACTTGCGCAAGACGGACATGGTGGTGGCGCGCAAAGCCAACATTTACGAGCAGCTCGGCGCCCAGAGCTCGCGGGGTGTCGAGGCGAGCATCACGCTCGAGTCCATCGCGTCGTTCTCGCTTCGCCTCGGATATGCGTATACGCGCGCCCGCTACGACGATTACCTCTCGTCCAGCGGAAACTTCACGGGAAAGACGCCCGCCAACGTTCCGGATCACACGTTCTCCGCGTGGGGAAAATACGTCTTCCCCTTGGGCTTCAGCGCCGCCGCGGGGCTGCGCGTGATCGGAAATCAGTGGGCCGACGCCTCCAACACCGTGGAGATGCCCGCGTATGCCCTGGTGAGCGCGGCCGTGTTTTACGCGGTCGGGCCCATGGAAATCGCCGTCAACGGCGATAACCTGCTCGGGTTGGGGCGCTATTACGTGTCATCCATCAACGACTCGCAGCTCACCCCAGGGCCGCCGCGCACCGTGTTGGTGAGCCTGAGGTACAAGTCGCGCTCGTGA